From the genome of Populus alba chromosome 10, ASM523922v2, whole genome shotgun sequence, one region includes:
- the LOC118059821 gene encoding uncharacterized protein isoform X2, with product MADNGHGNSYLSFGSTNRQENIGTMLASLRIEIRPQEQGGREVPFMFRSSRSSTTYGDGDQSTPMVIDSESVEGGGERGSNERRIEEGDGFSLTRKENERTVEEAKRREDIVKAYDLDGLNCAICMEPWRSEGDHQVSCLPCGHLYGFSCISKWLQRPVPTTKCPQCNAKCEFKDIRKLYTTPVVVIDEGLQKKVESLEDEIGSLKTEKSDLLDIQDNLLEIQDNLLKLLRNLKEKPACTENTSFEQMGSKPHQFFNAKEAQGVQSGFSFGSYFSKQLLHCNFKLQHELAIEGGRLFAMDFSYQNLILARRIAGMGGMHMLNKINLINPRENEDIQLPPSTKAVKDIQISRCGRLALLASLGKKLSILSMESNNIVVTYNLRVPAWSCSWDLNSPHYVYAGLQNGMLLVFDMRGTLNPLQSMVGPVPGPIHTMYPLAQNPVLGSNSQKLLTASSLGPCVWNTDAGKRPFLVPGFENQGICTSLAYGPLSDDIVASYHPKSKKSNATVNSQCIDPDSSPFPGSATLCSQLLVKRIADSHYRNLGSTSAYLSNGQMARTAIINMQNCFPLFAYGDEATRGLRLKELPSFNVTQNLKPHHHPILDVKYAHNQDTGILGSVSEDKLQLFSAELLQKR from the exons ATGGCTGACAACGGCCATGGCAACAGTTACTTATCTTTTGGTTCAACAAACAGACAAGAAAACATCGGTACAATGTTAGCGTCCTTACGTATAGAAATTCGACCACAAGAACAAGGTGGAAGAGAAGTTCCATTTATGTTTCGTTCTTCCAGATCATCAACCACTTATGGTGATGGTGATCAGAGTACTCCGATGGTGATTGACAGTGAATCTgtagaaggaggaggagaaagaggAAGCAATGAAAGAAGAATAGAAGAGGGAGATGGGTTTTCTTTAACAAGGAAAGAGAATGAGCGTACTGTTGAAGAagcaaagagaagagaagatatAGTGAAGGCATATGATTTGGATGGATTGAATTGTGCTATTTGTATGGAGCCTTGGAGGTCTGAAGGTGACCATCAAGTCAG CTGCCTTCCTTGTGGACATTTGTACGGTTTTTCTTGCATTAGTAAGTGGCTTCAACGACCGGTGCCTACTACGAAG TGTCCTCAATGCAATGCAAAGTGCGAATTCAAGGATATTAGAAAGCTATATACAACACCAGTGGTAGTTATTGATGAAGGGTTACAAAAG AAAGTTGAATCTCTTGAGGATGAAATTGGCTCCCTTAAGACAGAG AAATCTGATTTGCTTGATATACAAGATAACTTGCTCGAGATACAAGATAATTTGCTCAAGTTATTACGCAACCTCAAGGAA AAACCAGCTTGTACAGAGAACACATCATTTGAGCAGATGGGAAGTAAACCTCATCAATTCTTTAATGCAAAAGAAGCTCAGGGTGTACAATCTG GATTTTCCTTCGGCTCATATTTTTCCAAACAACTCCTCCATTGCAACTTTAAATTACAG CATGAGCTGGCCATAGAAGGTGGAAGGCTGTTTGCCATGGACTTCTCTTATCAAAATCTGATTCTCGCTCGAAGAATTGCTGGGATGGGTGGGATGCATATGCTCAACAAG attaACTTGATTAATCCTCGTGAAAATGAAGATATACAGCTTCCTCCTAGCACCAAAGCTGTCAAGGATATACAAATTTCTCGTTGTGGTAGACTCGCCCTTTTGGCTTCACTTGGGAAGAAATTATCAATACTTAG caTGGAAAGCAACAATATTGTCGTGACCTATAATCTAAGG GTCCCAGCTTGGTCATGTTCATGGGATCTAAACAGCCCTCATTACGTGTATGCTGGCTTACAG AATGGTATGCTTTTAGTATTTGACATGCGCGGGACCCTGAATCCTCTGCAGTCCATGGTTGGACCAGTGCCCGGGCCAATTCACACTATGTACCCCCTTGCACAAAACCCTGTTCTTGGTTCCAATTCTCAGAAACTGCTTACAGCTTCCTCTTTGGGACCATGCGTCTGGAACACTGATGCTGGAAAAAG GCCATTTCTGGTTCCTGGATTTGAAAATCAAGGGATTTGCACTTCACTTGCTTATGGTCCATTAAGCGATGACATTGTTGCTTCATATCATCCCAAATCCAAGAAATCAAATGCCACGGTTAATTCCCAATGTATAGATCCAGATTCATCCCCTTTTCCAGGATCAGCCACGCTGTGTTCTCAACTTCTTGTAAAGAGAATAGCTGATAGCCATTATCGTAACTTGGGATCTACATCTGCCTATTTAAGCAATGGTCAAATGGCAAGGACTGCGATTATAAACATGCAGAATTGCTTCCCCTTGTTTGCCTATGGAGATGAAGCAACCCGAGGATTGAGGTTGAAGGAATTACCAAGTTTCAATGTGACCCAGAATCTTAAACCACATCATCACCCCATCCTTGATGTGAAGTATGCGCATAACCAGGACACAGGTATACTTGGCTCTGTGAGCGAAGACAAACTGCAACTTTTTTCTGCGGAACTGTTACAAAAGAG GTAG
- the LOC118059821 gene encoding uncharacterized protein isoform X1: protein MADNGHGNSYLSFGSTNRQENIGTMLASLRIEIRPQEQGGREVPFMFRSSRSSTTYGDGDQSTPMVIDSESVEGGGERGSNERRIEEGDGFSLTRKENERTVEEAKRREDIVKAYDLDGLNCAICMEPWRSEGDHQVSCLPCGHLYGFSCISKWLQRPVPTTKCPQCNAKCEFKDIRKLYTTPVVVIDEGLQKKVESLEDEIGSLKTEKSDLLDIQDNLLEIQDNLLKLLRNLKEKPACTENTSFEQMGSKPHQFFNAKEAQGVQSGFSFGSYFSKQLLHCNFKLQHELAIEGGRLFAMDFSYQNLILARRIAGMGGMHMLNKINLINPRENEDIQLPPSTKAVKDIQISRCGRLALLASLGKKLSILSMESNNIVVTYNLRVPAWSCSWDLNSPHYVYAGLQNGMLLVFDMRGTLNPLQSMVGPVPGPIHTMYPLAQNPVLGSNSQKLLTASSLGPCVWNTDAGKRPFLVPGFENQGICTSLAYGPLSDDIVASYHPKSKKSNATVNSQCIDPDSSPFPGSATLCSQLLVKRIADSHYRNLGSTSAYLSNGQMARTAIINMQNCFPLFAYGDEATRGLRLKELPSFNVTQNLKPHHHPILDVKYAHNQDTGILGSVSEDKLQLFSAELLQKRYRLLEHFRRLCLQFSR, encoded by the exons ATGGCTGACAACGGCCATGGCAACAGTTACTTATCTTTTGGTTCAACAAACAGACAAGAAAACATCGGTACAATGTTAGCGTCCTTACGTATAGAAATTCGACCACAAGAACAAGGTGGAAGAGAAGTTCCATTTATGTTTCGTTCTTCCAGATCATCAACCACTTATGGTGATGGTGATCAGAGTACTCCGATGGTGATTGACAGTGAATCTgtagaaggaggaggagaaagaggAAGCAATGAAAGAAGAATAGAAGAGGGAGATGGGTTTTCTTTAACAAGGAAAGAGAATGAGCGTACTGTTGAAGAagcaaagagaagagaagatatAGTGAAGGCATATGATTTGGATGGATTGAATTGTGCTATTTGTATGGAGCCTTGGAGGTCTGAAGGTGACCATCAAGTCAG CTGCCTTCCTTGTGGACATTTGTACGGTTTTTCTTGCATTAGTAAGTGGCTTCAACGACCGGTGCCTACTACGAAG TGTCCTCAATGCAATGCAAAGTGCGAATTCAAGGATATTAGAAAGCTATATACAACACCAGTGGTAGTTATTGATGAAGGGTTACAAAAG AAAGTTGAATCTCTTGAGGATGAAATTGGCTCCCTTAAGACAGAG AAATCTGATTTGCTTGATATACAAGATAACTTGCTCGAGATACAAGATAATTTGCTCAAGTTATTACGCAACCTCAAGGAA AAACCAGCTTGTACAGAGAACACATCATTTGAGCAGATGGGAAGTAAACCTCATCAATTCTTTAATGCAAAAGAAGCTCAGGGTGTACAATCTG GATTTTCCTTCGGCTCATATTTTTCCAAACAACTCCTCCATTGCAACTTTAAATTACAG CATGAGCTGGCCATAGAAGGTGGAAGGCTGTTTGCCATGGACTTCTCTTATCAAAATCTGATTCTCGCTCGAAGAATTGCTGGGATGGGTGGGATGCATATGCTCAACAAG attaACTTGATTAATCCTCGTGAAAATGAAGATATACAGCTTCCTCCTAGCACCAAAGCTGTCAAGGATATACAAATTTCTCGTTGTGGTAGACTCGCCCTTTTGGCTTCACTTGGGAAGAAATTATCAATACTTAG caTGGAAAGCAACAATATTGTCGTGACCTATAATCTAAGG GTCCCAGCTTGGTCATGTTCATGGGATCTAAACAGCCCTCATTACGTGTATGCTGGCTTACAG AATGGTATGCTTTTAGTATTTGACATGCGCGGGACCCTGAATCCTCTGCAGTCCATGGTTGGACCAGTGCCCGGGCCAATTCACACTATGTACCCCCTTGCACAAAACCCTGTTCTTGGTTCCAATTCTCAGAAACTGCTTACAGCTTCCTCTTTGGGACCATGCGTCTGGAACACTGATGCTGGAAAAAG GCCATTTCTGGTTCCTGGATTTGAAAATCAAGGGATTTGCACTTCACTTGCTTATGGTCCATTAAGCGATGACATTGTTGCTTCATATCATCCCAAATCCAAGAAATCAAATGCCACGGTTAATTCCCAATGTATAGATCCAGATTCATCCCCTTTTCCAGGATCAGCCACGCTGTGTTCTCAACTTCTTGTAAAGAGAATAGCTGATAGCCATTATCGTAACTTGGGATCTACATCTGCCTATTTAAGCAATGGTCAAATGGCAAGGACTGCGATTATAAACATGCAGAATTGCTTCCCCTTGTTTGCCTATGGAGATGAAGCAACCCGAGGATTGAGGTTGAAGGAATTACCAAGTTTCAATGTGACCCAGAATCTTAAACCACATCATCACCCCATCCTTGATGTGAAGTATGCGCATAACCAGGACACAGGTATACTTGGCTCTGTGAGCGAAGACAAACTGCAACTTTTTTCTGCGGAACTGTTACAAAAGAGGTAT AGACTTTTGGAGCACTTTCGACGTCTCTGTTTACAATTTTCTCGATGA